A DNA window from Candidatus Binataceae bacterium contains the following coding sequences:
- a CDS encoding DedA family protein, whose amino-acid sequence MIDKLITAMSAWIVGLIASLGYGGVLILMAIESACIPLPSEVTMPFAGYLVASGRFNLQLVALAGASGCLLGSYAAYYLGASGGRWFLERYGRYLLIAPHELEIADRFFARWGGATVFWSRLLPVVRTFIAFPAGVARMRLLPFTLYTLAGSYLWCLALAYAGMELGAHWKALGPYFHRFDGVIGFAVLVGAALLLYNRIKRSPLARETSAAK is encoded by the coding sequence ATGATTGACAAGCTCATAACCGCAATGTCGGCCTGGATCGTCGGGCTGATCGCGAGCCTCGGCTACGGCGGCGTGCTCATCCTGATGGCGATCGAGAGCGCGTGCATCCCGCTGCCGTCGGAGGTAACGATGCCGTTTGCCGGTTACCTGGTTGCAAGCGGGCGCTTCAATCTGCAATTGGTCGCGCTGGCGGGGGCGAGTGGATGCCTGCTCGGGTCATACGCGGCGTATTACCTCGGCGCGAGCGGCGGCCGCTGGTTCCTCGAGCGTTACGGACGCTACCTGCTGATTGCTCCGCACGAACTCGAAATCGCCGACCGGTTCTTCGCGCGCTGGGGCGGGGCGACGGTTTTCTGGAGCCGTCTACTGCCGGTGGTGCGGACTTTTATCGCGTTCCCGGCGGGCGTCGCGCGGATGCGCCTTTTGCCCTTCACGCTCTACACGCTCGCGGGTTCGTATCTCTGGTGCCTCGCGCTGGCCTACGCCGGGATGGAACTTGGCGCGCACTGGAAGGCGCTTGGACCTTACTTCCATCGCTTCGACGGTGTAATCGGTTTCGCCGTCTTGGTCGGCGCGGCACTCCTGCTGTACAACCGAATCAAACGTTCGCCGCTCGCGCGCGAAACGTCCGCGGCGAAGTAG
- a CDS encoding LLM class flavin-dependent oxidoreductase: MDNGKRKLSFGLWYDFRNPVQWRRSDKEIYDAIIDQVAWAETIGYDDVWLTEHHFVDDGHAPSPLILAAALAMRTKKIRIGTSVLLLPLYDPVRVAEDGATIDLLSGGRFELGVGVGYRREEFDGLGIAHSARGARANEGLEIIRRLWEGESVTFKSKHFNVTNARISPLPLQKPRPPIWVGGFAKASARRAARLGDGYIGTGDMREIYRMYVEELRVAGKNPEQGRVAGGLFWLVVANDPEKAWAAIAPHVQFQINVYADWLKKAGQELFPPMPNLEALKASGMLQVLTPEAAIKTISDYAATVPIERFYSWTIPPGFPVRNMDEHLELMATKVMPHFR; the protein is encoded by the coding sequence ATGGATAACGGCAAGCGCAAACTCAGCTTCGGGCTCTGGTATGACTTCCGCAATCCGGTGCAATGGCGGCGCAGTGACAAGGAGATCTACGATGCGATAATCGATCAGGTCGCGTGGGCCGAAACGATCGGGTACGACGACGTCTGGCTGACCGAGCATCATTTCGTCGATGACGGTCACGCCCCCTCACCGCTTATCCTCGCCGCCGCGCTCGCGATGCGCACGAAGAAGATTCGGATCGGCACTTCGGTGCTGCTGCTGCCGCTCTATGATCCAGTGCGCGTAGCCGAGGATGGCGCGACGATCGATCTCTTGTCGGGCGGGCGCTTCGAGTTGGGCGTCGGCGTCGGTTACCGGCGCGAGGAATTCGACGGCCTCGGGATTGCGCATTCGGCGCGCGGCGCCCGCGCCAACGAGGGTCTCGAGATCATTCGGCGGCTGTGGGAGGGCGAAAGCGTCACCTTCAAGAGCAAGCACTTCAACGTCACGAACGCGCGAATCTCGCCGTTGCCGCTGCAGAAGCCGCGTCCGCCGATCTGGGTGGGCGGTTTCGCCAAGGCCTCGGCGCGCCGCGCCGCGCGCCTCGGCGACGGCTATATCGGCACCGGCGACATGCGCGAGATCTATCGGATGTACGTCGAGGAGCTGCGCGTGGCGGGCAAGAATCCCGAGCAAGGGCGAGTCGCCGGCGGCCTCTTCTGGCTGGTCGTCGCCAACGATCCCGAGAAAGCGTGGGCCGCGATCGCGCCGCACGTGCAATTCCAGATCAATGTCTATGCGGACTGGCTCAAGAAAGCCGGACAGGAACTCTTCCCGCCGATGCCCAATCTCGAAGCGCTCAAGGCCAGCGGCATGCTGCAGGTGCTGACGCCCGAAGCCGCGATCAAAACGATCAGCGATTACGCCGCGACAGTACCAATCGAGCGCTTCTACAGCTGGACCATCCCTCCCGGCTTTCCGGTGCGCAATATGGACGAGCACCTCGAACTGATGGCGACCAAGGTCATGCCGCACTTTCGCTAG
- a CDS encoding cobalamin-independent methionine synthase II family protein, which yields MKRSTERILTTHTGSLPRPADLLPLLRQKDNDELKDAEALAAKVRSAVMATVRRQLEAGLDIVNDGEMSKPSYATYVKDRMSGFDGSERSAPIRGADFLEFPDFARASAGGMGAAGVHMKRPACTGPIAYRDQEALRADLENLKAAIGSARGAAESATRGQGPAESFMSAASPGVVSFFLSNKYYPSHEAYLRAIAEAIRVEYEAICAAGFVLQVDCPDFAMSRHVHYKDLSLAEFRKTIELHVDALNHALANLPPDRVRVHLCWGNYQGPHNHDVPLRDIIDIVFKTRAQAISYEASNPRHEHEWTVFKNVKLPDGKILIPGVIDSVTNFVEHPEVVAQRIGNVARMVGRENVIAGTDCGFGTIAGASAVDGEVAWAKMRSLTEGARLASQELWG from the coding sequence ATGAAGCGCAGCACTGAACGCATCCTGACGACCCATACCGGAAGCCTGCCGCGGCCCGCCGATCTGCTGCCGCTGCTGCGCCAGAAAGATAATGACGAATTGAAGGACGCCGAGGCGCTCGCCGCGAAGGTCAGAAGTGCAGTCATGGCGACCGTGCGCCGCCAGCTCGAGGCCGGGCTCGACATCGTCAACGACGGCGAGATGAGCAAGCCGTCTTACGCCACCTACGTCAAGGACCGGATGAGCGGTTTCGATGGGAGCGAACGAAGCGCACCGATTCGCGGCGCCGACTTTTTGGAGTTCCCGGATTTCGCGCGCGCCAGCGCGGGCGGGATGGGTGCCGCGGGCGTGCACATGAAACGGCCCGCCTGCACCGGACCGATCGCCTATCGCGACCAAGAAGCCTTGCGAGCTGATCTCGAGAATCTCAAAGCCGCTATCGGCAGCGCCCGGGGGGCGGCGGAGTCTGCGACGCGCGGCCAAGGTCCAGCCGAAAGTTTCATGAGCGCGGCCTCACCCGGCGTCGTCAGTTTCTTCCTCAGCAACAAATACTATCCCTCGCACGAAGCTTACCTGCGGGCGATCGCCGAGGCGATCCGGGTCGAATACGAGGCCATCTGCGCCGCGGGCTTCGTGCTCCAGGTCGATTGCCCCGACTTCGCGATGAGCCGCCACGTCCACTATAAGGATTTGAGCCTGGCCGAATTTCGCAAGACGATCGAGCTCCATGTCGACGCGCTCAACCACGCGCTCGCCAACCTGCCGCCGGATCGTGTGCGGGTCCATCTGTGCTGGGGCAACTACCAGGGACCGCATAATCACGACGTGCCGCTGCGCGATATCATCGACATTGTTTTCAAGACTCGGGCGCAGGCGATCTCGTACGAGGCGTCCAATCCGCGCCACGAGCACGAATGGACCGTCTTCAAAAACGTTAAGCTGCCCGACGGCAAAATTCTGATCCCCGGTGTGATCGATTCGGTGACCAACTTCGTTGAGCATCCCGAGGTGGTGGCGCAGCGGATCGGCAATGTCGCGCGCATGGTCGGCCGCGAGAATGTGATTGCCGGCACCGATTGCGGTTTCGGTACGATCGCAGGAGCGTCGGCGGTTGACGGCGAAGTGGCGTGGGCCAAAATGAGGTCGCTGACTGAAGGCGCGCGCCTTGCCTCACAGGAGTTGTGGGGATAG
- a CDS encoding cobalamin-independent methionine synthase II family protein — MKRSSERILTTHTGSLPRPDALMPLIEQKDSGTLRDKAAFDAAVKSAVGEIVHQQTANGVDIVNDGEVDKPSYATYPKDRLSGFGGVVEDFFSIGDLVDYPEYGERFFAGTTVSRLKRSACDGPVAYRDRAGLETEIANLKAAVAQAKPAEAFMSAASPGVISIFLPNRHYKTHEAYLTALADAMKVEYAAIHQAGFVLQVDCPDLAMGRHIQFPDASLAEFRKNIELHVETLNHALSGIPEDRVRLHLCWGNYEGPHHRDVPLRDILDIVLKAHAAGISYEASNPRHEHEWAVFKDVKLPAGKVLIPGVIDSVSNFIEHPELVAQRICNVARLVGRENVIAGTDCGFATFAGFHTVDPKITWAKFAAMAEGARLASKELW; from the coding sequence ATGAAACGCAGCAGCGAACGCATTCTCACGACTCATACCGGCAGCCTGCCGCGGCCCGACGCCCTGATGCCCCTGATCGAGCAAAAGGATTCAGGCACGCTGCGCGACAAGGCCGCCTTCGACGCGGCGGTGAAGTCCGCCGTCGGCGAGATCGTGCACCAGCAGACCGCGAACGGTGTCGATATCGTCAACGATGGTGAAGTCGACAAACCGTCGTATGCGACCTACCCGAAGGATCGCTTGAGCGGCTTTGGTGGTGTGGTGGAGGATTTTTTCTCGATCGGCGATCTGGTCGATTACCCGGAATACGGCGAGCGTTTTTTTGCCGGCACGACGGTCAGCCGCCTCAAACGGTCCGCCTGTGACGGCCCCGTGGCCTATCGCGATCGCGCCGGACTCGAGACCGAGATCGCCAATTTGAAGGCGGCGGTGGCGCAGGCCAAGCCCGCCGAAGCCTTTATGAGTGCCGCCTCGCCCGGAGTGATCTCGATCTTCCTGCCCAATCGCCACTACAAAACGCACGAGGCCTATCTGACCGCGCTGGCCGACGCGATGAAGGTCGAATACGCGGCGATTCATCAGGCGGGATTCGTTTTGCAAGTCGATTGCCCGGACCTCGCGATGGGCCGCCATATCCAGTTTCCCGACGCCTCGCTGGCGGAGTTCCGCAAGAATATCGAACTGCATGTCGAGACCTTGAATCACGCCCTGAGCGGCATCCCCGAAGATCGCGTCCGGCTCCATTTATGCTGGGGCAACTATGAAGGCCCGCATCATCGCGACGTCCCGCTGCGGGATATTCTGGATATCGTTTTGAAGGCCCACGCTGCTGGAATCTCCTACGAAGCGTCGAACCCGCGTCACGAGCACGAATGGGCGGTCTTCAAGGATGTCAAGCTGCCGGCGGGCAAGGTTTTGATTCCGGGCGTGATCGATTCGGTCAGCAACTTTATCGAGCATCCGGAGCTGGTCGCCCAACGCATCTGCAACGTCGCGCGGCTGGTCGGGCGCGAGAACGTTATCGCCGGGACCGACTGCGGCTTCGCCACGTTCGCCGGCTTTCATACAGTCGATCCGAAAATCACCTGGGCCAAGTTCGCGGCAATGGCGGAGGGCGCGAGACTGGCGTCGAAAGAACTTTGGTGA